The proteins below come from a single Solea senegalensis isolate Sse05_10M linkage group LG2, IFAPA_SoseM_1, whole genome shotgun sequence genomic window:
- the LOC122785697 gene encoding ly6/PLAUR domain-containing protein 1-like, with protein MCLLVLATFLGVFLLDAGDALQIQCYQCEEMKHNDCSTPEFIVNCTVNVQDMCQKEVLVKPDGVHYRKSCASSGACLIASSGYQQFCTGKLNSVCISCCNTPLCNGPKRKRTLPSAAPPPRLPHGGGLLRVLVTFVLLPLMLLPLT; from the exons ATGTGTCTTCTCGTTCTGGCGACTTTTCTCGGAGTCTTCCTTCTCGACGCAG GAGATGCCCTTCAGATCCAGTGCTACCAGTGCGAGGAGATGAAGCACAACGACTGCTCCACGCCGGAGTTCATCGTCAACTGCACGGTCAACGTGCAGGACATGTGCCAGAAGGAGGTGCTGGTCAAACCTGATG GAGTCCATTATCGTAAGTCGTGCGCCTCCTCCGGCGCTTGCCTGATCGCCTCCTCTGGTTACCAGCAGTTCTGCACCGGGAAGCTCAACTCGGTCTGCATCTCCTGCTGCAACACGCCGCTCTGCAACGGGCCCAAGAGGAAGCGGACCCTGCCGTCGGCGGCACCGCCGCCCCGTCTCCCGCACGGGGGCGGGCTCCTTCGCGTCCTCGTGACCTTCGTCCTGCTGCCGCTGATGCTCCTCCCACTCACGTAG
- the LOC122765209 gene encoding actin-related protein 3-like, whose translation MAGRLPACVVDCGTGYTKLGYAGNTEPQFIIPSCIAIKESAKVGDQAQRRMMKGVDDLDFYIGDEAIDKPSYSTKWPIRHGIVEDWDLMERFMEQIIFKYLRAEPEDHYFLLTEPPLNTPENREYTAEIMFESFNVPGLYIAVQAVLALAASWTSRQVGERTLTGTVIDSGDGVTHVIPVAEGYVIGSCIKHIPIAGRDITYFIQQLLREREVGIPPEQSLETAKAVKERFSYVCPDLVKEFNKYDTDGSKWIKQYTGVNSISKKEFTIDVGYERFLGPEIFFHPEFANPDFTQPISEVVDEVIQNCPIDVRRPLYKNVVLSGGSTMFRDFGRRLQRDLKRSVDARLKISEELSGGKLKPKPIDVQVITHHMQRYAVWFGGSMLASTPEFYQVCHTKKDYEEIGPSICRHNPVFGVMS comes from the exons ATGGCTGGTCGGCTGCCGGCTTGTGTCGTTGACTGTGGCACGGG gTACACAAAGCTTGGTTATGCAGGAAACACAGAACCACAGTTCATCATACCTTCAT GTATCGCGATCAAGGAATCGGCCAAGGTCGGAGATCAGGCTCAGCGCAGGATGATGAAGGGCGTCGATGACCTGGACTTTTACATCGGAGATGAAGCCATCGACAAACCATCATATTCAACAAAA TGGCCCATTCGTCATGGGATAGTGGAGGACTGGGACCTGATGGAACGATTTATGGAGCAGATCATCTTCAAGTATCTGCGGGCAGAACCTGAAGACCATTACTTTCTTTTG ACAGAGCCTCCTCTTAACACACCAGAAAACCGAGAGTACACAGCAGAGATCATGTTTGAATCGTTCAATGTCCCAGGTCTTTACATCGCTGTTCAG GCTGTCCTGGCGCTGGCTGCCTCCTGGACATCCCGACAGGTCGGGGAGCGGACACTCACAGGAACTGTAATTGACAGCGGAGACGGAGTCACACATGTCATCCCAGTG GCTGAGGGTTACGTCATAGGCAGCTGCATCAAGCACATCCCCATTGCTGGTCGAGACATTACGTACTTCATCCAACAGCTGCTGAGGGAGCGTGAAGTGGGGATTCCTCCTGAGCAATCTCTGGAGACGGCTAAAGCTGTCAAG GAGCGCTTCAGCTACGTCTGCCCTGACCTTGTCAAGGAGTTTAACAAGTACGACACGGACGGCTCCAAGTGGATCAAACAGTACACGGGCGTCAACTCCATCTCCAAGAAGGAGTTCACCATCGACGTTGGCTACGAGCGTTTCCTGGGGCCTGAGATCTTCTTCCATCCTGAG TTTGCCAACCCAGATTTCACACAGCCGATCTCAGAAGTGGTGGATGAAGTCATCCAGAATTGTCCCATCGACGTCAGGCGTCCACTGTACAAG AACGTCGTTCTCTCCGGAGGCTCCACCATGTTCAGGGACTTTGGCAGACGCCTGCAGAGGGACCTCAAGAGAAGTGTGGATGCTCGGCTGAAGATTAGCGAGGAGCTGAGCGGCGGCAAGTTAAAG CCTAAACCTATTGATGTGCAAGTCATCACTCATCACATGCAGAGATACGCTGTTTGGTTCGGAGGATCAATGCTGGCATCTACT CCCGAGTTCTACCAAGTGTGCCACACTAAGAAGGATTACGAGGAGATCGGGCCGAGCATCTGCCGCCACAATCCCGTGTTCGGAGTCATGTCTTAG